A single Roseofilum casamattae BLCC-M143 DNA region contains:
- a CDS encoding DUF3727 domain-containing protein: MDSEIVEEEMPIVFLKDTESRELPCSVEHSFTHEGHNYLVLLPKDTPVEILAWDGEGDEEELIPIEEAGEIDRLFDLARAVLGEQNLTLNRTDISLTVTGELPELLEQYDESEDGLEAYQSLANFCFGEDEYEISMPLNPLFLLARITSSGEATVLSDEEVEAIEHLLPKIEAELKEHFLNPVQ; the protein is encoded by the coding sequence ATGGATAGTGAGATCGTGGAAGAGGAGATGCCAATTGTCTTCCTCAAAGATACGGAAAGTCGAGAATTGCCCTGCTCGGTAGAACATTCCTTTACTCATGAGGGACATAACTATCTAGTCTTGCTACCGAAAGACACCCCCGTCGAAATTTTGGCTTGGGATGGTGAAGGAGACGAAGAAGAATTAATTCCAATTGAAGAGGCTGGAGAAATAGACCGGCTCTTTGACTTGGCCAGAGCCGTATTAGGCGAGCAGAATCTGACCTTAAATCGCACGGACATTTCCCTAACGGTGACGGGAGAACTTCCCGAACTACTCGAGCAATATGATGAGTCTGAGGACGGTCTAGAAGCGTATCAGTCCTTAGCGAATTTTTGCTTTGGGGAAGATGAATACGAGATATCTATGCCTCTAAATCCTCTGTTTCTCTTGGCTCGAATAACCTCTAGTGGAGAGGCAACAGTCTTGTCAGATGAGGAGGTTGAGGCGATCGAACATCTCTTACCGAAGATTGAAGCGGAACTCAAAGAGCACTTTTTAAATCCAGTGCAATAA
- a CDS encoding MotA/TolQ/ExbB proton channel family protein, translating to MVLTNVTALLLPIGGIVIIPLLGLSILATTLILERLLFWWQLVRRHRPLARDVLRTYPQDRPAALQKAIANKDLPLARIFLAALELEQPTPEEFRLALESAGQAEIPVLKRFNTLFETAIAVAPLLGLLGTILGLIRAFASLQIGDLGGSNNIAVTAGISEALISTAAGLIVAIVTLLFANLFRSLYRRQIALIQEYGGQLELLYRQCYSPSL from the coding sequence ATGGTGTTGACCAACGTGACTGCCCTCCTACTTCCTATTGGTGGAATCGTCATTATCCCGTTGCTGGGACTTTCGATCCTAGCAACGACCCTCATCCTCGAGCGGCTGCTATTCTGGTGGCAACTCGTTCGCCGTCACCGCCCGCTGGCCCGGGATGTCCTGCGCACCTACCCTCAAGATCGGCCGGCTGCCTTGCAAAAAGCTATAGCGAATAAGGACTTGCCCCTCGCGCGTATTTTTTTAGCCGCTCTCGAACTAGAACAGCCCACCCCCGAAGAATTTCGCCTGGCCCTCGAAAGCGCCGGGCAAGCCGAAATTCCCGTACTCAAACGCTTTAATACCCTCTTCGAGACCGCGATCGCCGTCGCTCCCTTATTGGGACTGCTCGGAACCATTCTCGGTTTAATTCGTGCCTTTGCTTCTCTACAAATTGGCGATCTCGGTGGCAGTAATAATATTGCCGTAACAGCGGGGATTAGCGAAGCCCTAATCTCTACCGCTGCCGGTTTAATTGTGGCCATTGTCACCCTACTGTTTGCGAACTTATTTCGGAGCTTGTACCGCCGTCAGATCGCTCTGATCCAAGAATATGGCGGGCAGTTAGAACTTCTTTACCGACAATGCTACAGCCCATCACTCTGA
- a CDS encoding LmeA family phospholipid-binding protein, translating to MSNFCYLTTNSMFTGVTGFFGRPGNTDMGEQLLNTVATQSIRHLFSRSESVEVSIRCQPSSKLLQGTIDGLQMQGRGLLIRNDFPIEEMSFQTDAVAIDFSAVLGGKLRLKQTTQAVAQITLSESGINHAFQAQLVTKRLENLTQPALMELSGGHPVSFREVSIELRPNNQIRLFAKTDIGESTLIPIAMGATLTVERRRRIQFSNPQFIADTIPEPLRDRSAALTVALGNILNDMVDLDRFDLDGITLRINRLETQGKNLLFSGYAQVDRFPGS from the coding sequence GTGTCGAACTTTTGTTATCTAACCACCAACAGCATGTTTACTGGCGTCACTGGTTTCTTTGGCCGTCCTGGCAATACCGATATGGGAGAGCAACTCCTGAACACCGTGGCGACTCAGTCTATTCGTCATCTGTTCAGCCGCAGCGAATCAGTAGAGGTATCGATCCGCTGCCAGCCCTCGAGCAAACTCCTACAGGGAACAATTGATGGATTGCAGATGCAAGGTCGAGGACTGCTCATCCGTAACGATTTTCCCATTGAGGAAATGTCCTTTCAAACCGATGCCGTTGCGATCGACTTCAGTGCTGTTCTTGGAGGCAAACTCCGCCTGAAACAAACCACCCAAGCGGTTGCTCAGATTACCCTCTCCGAATCTGGAATTAATCATGCTTTCCAAGCCCAACTGGTGACTAAGCGGCTGGAGAATCTGACCCAACCGGCCTTAATGGAGCTATCTGGAGGACATCCCGTGTCTTTCCGAGAGGTATCCATCGAACTGCGACCGAATAATCAAATTCGATTATTTGCCAAAACCGATATCGGAGAATCTACTCTAATCCCGATCGCTATGGGGGCAACCTTAACGGTGGAACGGCGACGACGCATCCAGTTTAGCAATCCGCAATTTATCGCAGACACCATTCCAGAACCCCTTCGCGATCGCTCTGCGGCCTTAACCGTCGCTCTGGGCAATATCCTCAATGATATGGTGGATCTAGATCGATTTGATTTAGACGGCATTACCTTACGGATCAATCGTCTCGAAACCCAAGGAAAAAACCTCCTCTTTAGCGGGTATGCTCAAGTCGATCGCTTTCCCGGTTCCTAA
- a CDS encoding phycobilisome rod-core linker polypeptide has product MLPVSTPITVSRKSPLEERQQALTAIYYQVLERQPYEYERDLLAKAERSFLRDKIGVRRFLKELSHSCIYLDSFYYCYSNVKFLELCMKHFLGRAPKNNEEIQYYSQILTTKGVNELMTSILDSEEYRKVFGCFTVPYARIPEIYESPQSYLETQWLNAEHIGQRGTSLPTHYWHGLGLVCEEGVCHYPDEDDRADRPKSENDNILVQQFMKLVESEKGQAVLASIPPQKLAKLRQAIGS; this is encoded by the coding sequence ATGCTCCCCGTCTCGACTCCCATTACCGTCAGTAGAAAATCCCCTTTAGAAGAACGTCAACAGGCATTAACGGCCATATATTACCAAGTTCTAGAACGCCAACCCTATGAATACGAGCGAGATCTGCTCGCGAAAGCAGAACGCAGCTTTTTGCGCGATAAAATAGGAGTGCGCCGCTTTCTGAAAGAGCTAAGTCACTCATGTATTTATCTCGACTCATTTTACTATTGTTACTCGAATGTCAAATTCTTAGAACTGTGCATGAAGCACTTTCTCGGTCGCGCTCCCAAGAATAATGAAGAAATTCAATATTACTCCCAAATTCTAACCACGAAAGGAGTGAATGAATTAATGACCTCGATTCTGGATTCAGAAGAATATCGCAAAGTCTTTGGATGCTTCACCGTTCCCTATGCGAGAATCCCAGAGATTTATGAATCTCCTCAATCTTACCTAGAAACTCAGTGGCTTAATGCGGAGCATATTGGGCAGAGAGGCACATCACTGCCAACCCACTACTGGCATGGATTAGGGTTGGTTTGTGAAGAAGGAGTCTGTCACTATCCAGATGAAGACGATCGCGCCGATCGACCCAAGTCAGAGAATGACAATATTCTCGTTCAACAGTTTATGAAACTGGTTGAATCTGAAAAAGGTCAGGCCGTTCTCGCCTCAATACCCCCACAAAAACTAGCAAAACTGCGGCAAGCGATCGGCTCTTAG
- a CDS encoding CHAT domain-containing protein, whose translation MLGDRPLTSRLFPHLGKRKLTTLVSLVLFSAVISIILLTQTSAWGLDGQNKSSQPNIRSLIRRVSRIEQTWGKQYATYFDHQRGDRQPTKLRAPEISAFLAQKGQETGEQSALVYIHNMPKDLEIVLVTPTGNIYRHLNRDVGEAKLQETAREFRNNLTHPRYLRTTRYEPAARQLYDWIIAPIEEELETEGIDSLLLCVGSGLRSVPLAALFDGDRFLVEKYSLTMIPAFNLMTSEGKKPRQRKVLAMGASEFSQLSPLPAVPLELELLGTSGSNPNRPWDSQAFLNEEFTLNNLQTKLQQENFDIVHLATHAAFNPGKPDRSYIQLWDTQLTLDRIAQLPFDNPPLDLLVLSACSTAVGDRQAELGFAGLAFESGVESVLASFWQVSDAGTLALMNEFYQFLPTSATKAQALQQAQIALLREQVELTDRQLRSSRGAVELPPTLGDLTASNLAAPFYWAAFTLIGSPW comes from the coding sequence ATGCTTGGCGATCGCCCTCTTACCTCCCGACTCTTCCCACATCTTGGCAAACGAAAACTCACCACCCTAGTTTCACTGGTGTTGTTTTCGGCGGTCATCAGTATAATCCTGCTAACTCAGACATCCGCCTGGGGTTTAGACGGGCAAAATAAGTCCAGTCAACCGAACATTCGGTCGTTGATTCGACGAGTGAGTCGTATCGAACAAACTTGGGGCAAACAGTATGCCACCTACTTCGACCATCAACGCGGCGATCGCCAACCGACAAAATTGCGAGCGCCCGAAATCTCGGCCTTTCTCGCCCAGAAGGGACAAGAGACTGGAGAGCAATCTGCTCTGGTCTATATCCATAACATGCCGAAGGATCTCGAAATTGTTCTGGTTACCCCAACAGGAAATATTTACCGTCATCTCAATCGCGATGTTGGGGAAGCGAAACTTCAAGAAACCGCTCGCGAATTTCGCAATAACCTGACTCATCCCCGATATCTCCGCACTACTCGCTACGAACCCGCAGCACGGCAACTGTATGACTGGATTATTGCCCCCATAGAAGAAGAATTGGAAACTGAAGGCATTGATAGCCTGCTTCTATGCGTGGGGAGTGGGTTGCGCTCGGTTCCCTTGGCGGCCTTATTTGATGGCGATCGCTTTTTAGTCGAGAAGTATAGCCTGACGATGATTCCCGCCTTTAACCTGATGACATCCGAAGGCAAAAAACCCCGACAGCGCAAAGTCTTAGCCATGGGAGCCTCTGAGTTTTCTCAGCTCTCGCCTCTACCGGCTGTTCCCCTAGAACTGGAATTACTCGGTACCTCTGGATCGAATCCCAACCGTCCCTGGGATAGTCAAGCCTTCCTCAACGAGGAATTTACTCTAAACAACTTGCAAACCAAGCTGCAACAAGAGAACTTTGATATTGTCCATCTCGCTACTCATGCTGCCTTTAATCCCGGAAAACCCGATCGCTCTTATATTCAACTGTGGGATACTCAACTAACCCTCGATCGCATCGCCCAACTTCCCTTCGACAACCCACCCCTAGATTTACTCGTCCTGAGTGCATGTAGCACGGCAGTTGGCGATCGCCAAGCCGAACTCGGTTTTGCGGGATTAGCTTTTGAAAGCGGTGTTGAATCAGTTCTCGCCAGTTTCTGGCAAGTCAGCGACGCCGGTACTCTGGCGCTAATGAACGAATTTTACCAATTCTTACCCACGAGCGCGACCAAAGCCCAAGCCTTGCAGCAAGCACAAATTGCCTTATTGCGCGAACAAGTGGAACTCACCGATCGGCAACTGCGCAGTTCTCGCGGAGCCGTCGAACTACCACCCACCTTGGGCGATCTTACCGCTAGCAATCTCGCTGCTCCCTTCTACTGGGCCGCATTTACCTTAATTGGTTCTCCTTGGTAA
- a CDS encoding TMEM175 family protein — protein MLNKPIQRLTQLSDIIFAVTMTILALGFDPMPDNPELSENVTDWLLSQLPDLAMYVITFVTIAFYWLTHIHQFKYYQKTDSIHIFLTLFSLMFVVLLAYASDLSVFYDREFAVQTFFSLSATGIGLFSSAAWIYGTYNRRLVTSDLPDATIRDIRQEGYIEPIISLLAIGGAWLASWGWTATFVVGFPVAFLIQSKLTNSKDDVVPIGDRNLHAS, from the coding sequence ATGCTAAACAAGCCTATTCAACGCTTAACACAACTCAGCGATATTATCTTTGCCGTTACTATGACCATCCTGGCACTGGGTTTCGATCCAATGCCAGACAATCCAGAATTGTCTGAGAATGTAACTGATTGGTTATTAAGCCAACTTCCAGACTTAGCAATGTATGTTATTACCTTTGTAACTATAGCGTTCTACTGGCTGACTCACATACATCAGTTTAAGTACTACCAAAAGACTGATTCAATCCACATTTTTCTGACTCTTTTTTCTCTCATGTTTGTGGTGTTACTCGCCTATGCTAGCGATCTGTCAGTTTTCTACGATCGCGAATTTGCCGTTCAAACCTTCTTTAGCTTATCAGCTACAGGGATTGGTCTTTTCTCCTCCGCTGCTTGGATATATGGTACTTACAATCGACGATTAGTAACTTCAGATTTACCCGACGCGACAATTCGCGATATTCGGCAAGAGGGATACATTGAACCCATAATTTCACTGCTAGCCATTGGTGGAGCATGGCTAGCATCTTGGGGTTGGACTGCAACATTTGTTGTCGGTTTCCCTGTTGCTTTTCTAATTCAATCTAAGTTAACTAATTCCAAAGATGATGTTGTCCCGATCGGCGATCGCAATTTACATGCTAGCTAA
- a CDS encoding zinc-binding alcohol dehydrogenase family protein produces MKAIGYREAGPVSVQDALIEFETDIPQLGPKDLLVEVRGISVNPVDIKVRARMQPEAGPRILGFDAAGIVREVGTETTKFRPGDQVFYAGDITRPGTNAELHLVDERIVGRKPSSLGFAEAAGMALTGITAWELLFDSFMLKEGEGSGEAILVIGGAGGVGSILIQLAKKLTNLTVIATASRDDTRAWVEKMGADRIVNHRNPLDEEMKTLGISPRYIAALTHTDKHYEAIQKLIKPRGRIALIDDPGTLDIMPLKPKAISVSWEFMFTRSMFQTEDIEVQHQLLNRVADLLDDGTLISTVNNHGGSLSTDNLQKAHELQDSGTAIGKTVLDGFS; encoded by the coding sequence ATGAAAGCTATTGGATACAGGGAAGCCGGTCCAGTTTCAGTGCAAGATGCTCTCATCGAATTTGAGACCGATATTCCTCAGCTCGGGCCTAAAGATCTGCTCGTAGAAGTTCGTGGAATTTCCGTCAACCCCGTCGATATCAAAGTACGCGCCCGGATGCAACCCGAGGCCGGCCCTCGCATCCTCGGCTTTGATGCTGCGGGAATTGTCAGAGAAGTTGGCACAGAAACCACCAAGTTTCGACCGGGGGATCAGGTGTTCTACGCTGGCGATATCACCCGACCTGGAACTAATGCCGAACTCCACCTGGTTGACGAGCGCATTGTCGGTCGCAAGCCCTCATCTCTCGGTTTCGCTGAAGCCGCAGGAATGGCTCTGACCGGTATTACCGCTTGGGAACTCTTGTTCGATAGCTTCATGCTGAAAGAAGGTGAAGGCTCGGGCGAAGCTATCTTGGTCATTGGAGGTGCTGGCGGCGTGGGATCGATCTTAATCCAGTTAGCCAAGAAACTGACTAACCTGACTGTCATCGCCACAGCCTCCCGCGATGATACCAGAGCTTGGGTGGAAAAGATGGGTGCCGATCGCATTGTAAATCACCGAAACCCACTGGATGAAGAGATGAAAACTCTGGGAATTTCCCCACGGTATATAGCCGCGCTCACCCATACAGACAAACACTATGAGGCTATCCAAAAACTGATTAAACCGCGCGGACGCATTGCCTTAATTGACGATCCTGGAACTCTCGACATTATGCCTCTCAAACCGAAGGCAATTTCGGTGAGTTGGGAGTTCATGTTTACTCGCTCGATGTTCCAAACCGAAGACATAGAAGTGCAGCATCAACTGCTAAATCGCGTTGCCGATCTGTTAGATGATGGTACGCTCATCTCGACGGTCAATAACCATGGCGGCTCCTTGAGTACGGACAACCTACAGAAAGCTCACGAACTGCAAGATAGTGGAACTGCCATTGGCAAAACCGTTCTAGATGGTTTTAGCTAG
- a CDS encoding winged helix-turn-helix transcriptional regulator: MTRKYNWKTGCDVEATLSVIGGRWKPVLVCHLLGGRKRFGELRRLTPNATERMITLQLRELEADGIISRHVYAEVPPRVEYELTEFGRSLEAILVLMQQWGSAFKARRLAEELEAEQPAQRCLSELRN, translated from the coding sequence ATGACGCGGAAGTATAACTGGAAGACTGGCTGTGATGTGGAAGCGACCCTAAGTGTTATCGGCGGTCGCTGGAAGCCGGTGCTGGTGTGCCATCTGTTGGGCGGCCGCAAGCGCTTCGGCGAACTGCGGCGACTGACTCCCAATGCAACCGAGCGGATGATTACCTTGCAACTGCGAGAGTTGGAGGCTGATGGGATTATTTCGCGCCATGTTTACGCTGAAGTGCCGCCGCGCGTGGAGTACGAATTAACGGAATTTGGACGATCGCTCGAGGCAATTTTGGTGCTGATGCAGCAGTGGGGTAGTGCGTTTAAGGCTCGTCGTTTGGCAGAAGAGCTGGAGGCAGAGCAGCCCGCACAGCGTTGTTTGAGCGAACTGAGAAATTAA
- a CDS encoding NYN domain-containing protein yields MSRPSHIAILFVDGYNIIGAWSDLQDLRDRHGLEVARQHLIEVMTSYSAFRGYDTRIVFDAYQKATRDRHETITANLSVCYTNFGQTADSYIEVACAKFRNSIEKYEKRLIVATSDRAQQITVIGYGAEWMSASKLAQDVSAADRQVRRPQSSQTKHRRPSLENSLDPALRQRLEALRFG; encoded by the coding sequence ATGTCACGCCCCTCCCACATAGCGATTTTATTTGTCGATGGTTATAACATTATTGGTGCTTGGAGCGATCTCCAAGACTTGCGCGATCGCCACGGACTTGAAGTCGCTCGCCAACATTTGATTGAAGTGATGACCAGTTATAGTGCCTTCCGAGGATACGATACCCGAATTGTTTTTGATGCCTATCAAAAAGCAACTCGCGATCGCCACGAAACCATTACGGCAAACTTATCGGTATGTTATACCAATTTTGGACAGACCGCAGATTCTTACATTGAGGTGGCTTGTGCCAAATTCCGCAACTCGATTGAGAAATACGAAAAACGATTAATTGTTGCCACCTCCGATCGCGCTCAACAAATTACAGTCATTGGCTATGGTGCCGAGTGGATGTCTGCTAGCAAACTCGCTCAGGATGTGAGTGCAGCCGATCGCCAAGTGCGGCGTCCCCAATCTTCCCAAACGAAACATCGCCGACCGTCACTAGAGAATAGTCTCGATCCGGCATTACGCCAGCGTTTGGAAGCTCTTCGCTTTGGTTAG
- a CDS encoding aminotransferase class V-fold PLP-dependent enzyme encodes MDYNFTDPDLFPSWKQWWTLDPDRIYLNHGAFGACPRPVLEQQKELRAQLERNPTRFMVHELEPLLDEARDRLAEFVGAKSAELAFIPNTTTGISTVLRSLSFAPGDELLTTTQEYNACRNALDFVAARTGANVVTVPVPFPFENEEMAIAAILSGISEKTRLVLLDHITSVTSLIFPIQQLARELRDRQIDFLVDGAHVPGQIPLNLAELGVTYYCGNCHKWLCSPKGAAFLYVREDKQSLIHPLTISHGANSSRRDRSRFHLEFDWTGSNDPTPYLCLPATLDFINTRVPGGWMGLMESNHHKVIQARQVLCDALGIAPLTGDRAIGSMASLPLPEGCARTLYRQLSEEKGIEVAIKPFPHPPHRLLRICAQIYNDLNDYQQLAIALNTLL; translated from the coding sequence ATGGACTATAACTTCACCGATCCCGACTTGTTTCCCTCCTGGAAGCAATGGTGGACTCTCGATCCCGATCGCATTTATCTCAATCACGGAGCTTTTGGAGCTTGTCCGCGTCCGGTGCTGGAGCAGCAAAAGGAGCTAAGAGCGCAACTGGAGAGAAACCCGACTCGATTTATGGTGCATGAGTTGGAACCCCTGCTGGATGAGGCTCGCGATCGCCTGGCGGAGTTTGTGGGAGCCAAGTCTGCCGAGTTAGCCTTCATTCCCAATACCACCACGGGAATTAGTACGGTGTTGCGCTCTCTCTCGTTTGCTCCTGGAGATGAGTTGTTAACCACAACTCAAGAATATAATGCCTGTCGCAATGCCCTAGATTTTGTTGCCGCTCGCACGGGTGCAAACGTTGTTACCGTTCCGGTTCCCTTCCCCTTCGAGAATGAAGAGATGGCGATCGCTGCTATATTAAGTGGAATATCGGAGAAAACGCGGTTAGTCTTGCTCGACCATATTACTAGCGTCACGAGTCTAATCTTTCCCATTCAACAGTTAGCTCGAGAACTGCGCGATCGCCAGATCGATTTCCTCGTCGATGGCGCCCACGTTCCCGGACAGATCCCGCTCAATCTAGCGGAGTTAGGCGTCACTTACTATTGCGGTAATTGTCATAAATGGCTCTGCTCTCCCAAAGGAGCGGCATTTCTGTACGTTCGGGAAGATAAACAATCTTTAATTCATCCCTTAACCATTAGTCATGGAGCAAATTCTAGCCGCCGCGATCGCAGCCGATTTCACCTAGAATTTGATTGGACGGGCAGCAACGATCCCACGCCCTATTTATGTCTGCCAGCAACTCTTGACTTTATCAATACTCGAGTGCCGGGTGGATGGATGGGACTGATGGAGAGCAATCATCATAAGGTTATTCAGGCCAGACAGGTGCTGTGCGATGCTTTGGGGATTGCTCCTCTAACTGGGGATCGGGCCATTGGTTCTATGGCTTCCCTACCTTTACCAGAGGGTTGCGCTCGAACTCTTTACCGCCAACTTTCGGAAGAAAAAGGGATTGAGGTCGCCATTAAGCCGTTTCCTCACCCGCCTCATCGGTTGCTCAGAATCTGCGCTCAGATCTATAATGACCTTAACGACTATCAGCAATTAGCGATCGCTCTCAATACACTCTTATAA
- a CDS encoding universal stress protein translates to MVAKILVALDNSPISNKIFQEALTLARSKSAQLMLVHILSTQSTDSPPDPRMSSLGIDAQLSLDWVKSYRQQWESFEQESLEILKSFEAEATAAGVATELTQTYGNPGRTLCELASSWNADLVVLGRRGKSQIAELFLGSTSNYAIHHLPCSVYVVHG, encoded by the coding sequence ATGGTTGCGAAAATTTTAGTGGCTCTAGATAATAGCCCCATCAGTAACAAGATCTTTCAAGAGGCATTGACGCTCGCTCGTTCCAAGTCCGCTCAGTTGATGCTAGTCCATATCCTCTCAACACAATCGACTGACAGCCCCCCAGATCCGCGCATGTCAAGTTTGGGAATTGATGCACAACTAAGTCTAGATTGGGTAAAGTCCTACCGACAGCAATGGGAGAGTTTCGAGCAGGAAAGCTTAGAGATACTGAAGTCGTTTGAAGCGGAAGCGACGGCTGCTGGCGTTGCAACGGAATTGACACAAACCTATGGGAATCCAGGACGGACTCTTTGCGAGTTAGCCAGCTCTTGGAATGCCGACCTTGTGGTTCTGGGACGACGGGGTAAGTCTCAAATTGCAGAACTATTTCTCGGCAGTACGAGCAATTATGCGATCCATCACCTTCCTTGTTCGGTATATGTGGTGCATGGATAA
- the psb32 gene encoding photosystem II repair protein Psb32, with protein MKKGWHLAFSLLLLMCFWSIAPQLAGATGVYQMPVVNAGDDTWVVDDAEALSRINEGKLSQQMRQLAEDTGSEVRFITIRRLDYGETIESFTESLFETWFPTRETQANQVLLVLDVVTNNSAIRTGDSVKELMSDAIATSVSDETIQIPLRAGDRYNQAFIGAGDRIATVLSGEPDPGPPVVKDTLQAESTFASVEETQESNATTWVIVLLILATVIPMVTYFWLYS; from the coding sequence ATGAAAAAAGGATGGCACCTTGCATTTAGTCTGCTTCTGTTGATGTGTTTCTGGTCGATCGCGCCGCAGCTAGCGGGAGCAACTGGAGTATATCAAATGCCTGTGGTTAATGCTGGAGATGATACTTGGGTTGTCGATGATGCCGAAGCACTCAGTCGGATTAATGAAGGGAAACTCAGCCAGCAGATGAGGCAATTGGCTGAAGATACGGGCAGTGAAGTCCGTTTTATCACAATTCGCCGCCTGGACTATGGCGAAACCATTGAGAGTTTTACTGAAAGTTTGTTTGAGACTTGGTTCCCTACTCGAGAAACTCAAGCGAATCAAGTGTTGTTAGTGTTGGATGTGGTGACCAATAATTCGGCTATTCGGACTGGAGATAGTGTTAAAGAGCTGATGTCTGACGCGATCGCAACCAGTGTTTCTGATGAAACCATTCAAATTCCGTTACGAGCTGGCGATCGCTACAATCAAGCTTTTATTGGCGCTGGCGATCGGATTGCCACAGTCTTGTCTGGAGAACCCGATCCCGGCCCTCCTGTAGTGAAAGATACTCTGCAAGCGGAGAGTACATTTGCTTCCGTTGAAGAGACTCAGGAATCAAATGCGACGACTTGGGTGATTGTCTTGCTGATCCTGGCAACTGTTATTCCCATGGTGACTTATTTCTGGTTGTATAGTTAG
- a CDS encoding GTP-binding protein, translating into MNSANFEQQLEQTLLSFADIQAELNYKQATEAMQSLVVNLDLNAAEKSGLESEISHLQGMLHKLEESRVQIAVFGLVGRGKSSVLNALLGDRIFETGPTHGVTREIDRAPWQMTRETLQESELVRVTVGGQGQSQIELIDTPGIDEVDGEQRAALARQVAKQVDLILFVIAGDITRVEYEALSLLRSESKPMLLVFNKIDQYPDTDRMAIYCKIRDERVKELLSPDEIVMAAASPLVARGITQPDGRLEVKLVRGEPQVDELKLKILELLDREGKSLVALNTMLYADTVYEQLVRRKMEIRSSKGDRIIWNSVIIKGLAVALNPVTAIDLFSAAVIDVVMILNLSKLYGIAMTQQGALNLLQKIAIAMGGISAGELFANLGLSSLKGMLGLAAPATGGATLAPYLSVAISQAAISGLSSYGIGQVTKVYLANGASWGPDGPKAVVSHILSSLDETSILNRIKDELWLKLQGTS; encoded by the coding sequence ATGAATTCAGCAAATTTCGAGCAACAACTGGAACAAACTCTTCTCAGCTTTGCTGATATTCAAGCCGAATTAAACTACAAACAGGCGACCGAAGCGATGCAGTCTTTGGTGGTCAATTTGGACTTGAATGCGGCGGAAAAATCGGGTTTAGAGAGCGAGATTTCTCATCTGCAAGGGATGTTGCACAAGCTGGAAGAAAGTCGGGTGCAAATCGCGGTATTTGGGTTAGTCGGAAGAGGGAAATCGTCGGTGCTCAATGCCTTGCTCGGCGATCGCATTTTTGAGACCGGGCCGACTCATGGAGTCACGCGAGAGATCGATCGAGCGCCATGGCAGATGACTCGGGAAACCCTGCAAGAGTCGGAGTTAGTGCGGGTGACGGTGGGAGGTCAGGGACAGTCGCAGATTGAGTTAATTGATACTCCCGGAATTGATGAGGTGGATGGAGAGCAGCGGGCCGCTCTCGCTCGTCAAGTGGCCAAACAGGTGGATTTAATTTTATTTGTGATTGCTGGGGATATTACTCGGGTGGAATACGAGGCTCTGTCTTTGTTGCGATCGGAGAGCAAACCCATGTTATTAGTGTTTAATAAAATCGACCAGTATCCGGATACCGATCGCATGGCGATTTATTGCAAAATTAGAGACGAGCGAGTTAAAGAATTATTATCTCCGGATGAAATTGTGATGGCCGCCGCATCGCCCTTAGTCGCTCGAGGGATTACGCAACCGGACGGCCGTTTGGAGGTGAAGTTGGTGCGTGGAGAACCGCAAGTTGACGAACTTAAGTTAAAGATTTTAGAATTACTCGATCGCGAAGGAAAATCTTTAGTGGCGTTGAATACCATGCTCTATGCCGATACAGTTTACGAACAACTCGTGCGCCGGAAAATGGAGATTCGCTCGAGCAAAGGCGATCGCATTATTTGGAATTCCGTTATTATCAAAGGATTAGCGGTTGCGCTCAATCCAGTGACGGCGATCGATCTGTTTAGCGCTGCCGTCATTGATGTAGTCATGATTCTCAATTTATCGAAATTATACGGCATTGCCATGACCCAACAAGGTGCCTTAAATCTGCTGCAAAAAATTGCGATCGCCATGGGAGGCATTAGCGCTGGAGAACTCTTCGCCAATCTCGGATTAAGCAGTCTTAAAGGCATGTTAGGACTCGCAGCTCCCGCCACCGGTGGCGCAACCCTCGCTCCCTATCTCTCCGTTGCTATCAGTCAAGCCGCTATTTCCGGCCTGTCTTCTTATGGTATCGGTCAAGTCACCAAAGTTTATTTAGCCAATGGTGCTTCTTGGGGCCCCGACGGTCCGAAAGCCGTGGTCAGTCATATTTTATCTTCCCTCGATGAAACCTCAATTTTAAATCGGATTAAAGATGAATTATGGCTGAAACTGCAAGGAACCTCTTAA